The following coding sequences are from one Malaciobacter pacificus window:
- a CDS encoding DNA-directed RNA polymerase subunit omega has translation MRLEERMTKALKQVNNDRYILAIAVGQRADELSKGAKPLLEQNTQKMKYTDIAIDEIANGLLKIEGLVDKN, from the coding sequence ATGAGATTAGAAGAAAGAATGACAAAAGCTTTAAAACAAGTTAACAATGATAGATATATTTTAGCTATTGCTGTTGGACAAAGAGCTGATGAATTAAGTAAAGGTGCAAAACCATTATTAGAGCAAAATACTCAAAAAATGAAATATACTGATATTGCAATCGATGAAATTGCAAACGGTTTATTAAAAATTGAAGGACTAGTAGACAAAAATTAG
- a CDS encoding ATP-binding protein, whose product MKSLEASYELNLSKINFLERKVKITHPKTILYGPSNVGKTYLIYDYLSHFKISEYIYIDFNDSRNNYEDIKNNLDEFLRKNQIKVLVLENFDFSFEIPYCDNIIISSDIKKRLKGFKNLTINPLDFEEYILHDQRHQNITISFNNFLKYGNLPEIINLEEHKKVHRLQEIIKLQSKNTTEYEILNILIENIDEKKSLFQLFNALKMKIKVSKDIFYETAKKLQENNTIYFLQKYNQEKAVKKIYCYNHSFLNAITHNKKFKNEFTNMIFLELNSKFKELYYLDNIDFYIKSLNQAVVCIPFFNSILMGSILKKIIKTAKDNEINEVNIITISNNENIKDPNIKINILPFYEWALS is encoded by the coding sequence ATGAAAAGTTTAGAAGCTTCATATGAATTAAATCTTTCTAAAATTAATTTTTTAGAAAGAAAAGTTAAAATAACTCATCCTAAAACAATACTTTATGGCCCTTCAAATGTGGGTAAAACCTATCTTATTTATGATTATTTATCACATTTTAAAATAAGTGAATATATTTATATTGATTTTAATGACAGTAGAAATAACTATGAAGATATAAAAAATAATCTTGATGAATTTTTAAGAAAAAATCAAATAAAAGTTTTAGTCCTAGAAAATTTTGATTTCTCATTTGAAATACCATATTGTGATAATATAATTATTAGTAGTGATATAAAAAAGAGGCTAAAAGGATTTAAAAACTTAACTATAAATCCTTTAGATTTTGAAGAGTATATACTTCATGATCAAAGACATCAAAATATTACAATTAGTTTTAATAACTTCCTAAAATATGGGAATCTCCCAGAAATAATTAATCTTGAAGAACACAAAAAAGTACATAGACTTCAAGAGATTATAAAACTACAATCTAAAAATACTACGGAGTATGAAATACTTAATATTTTAATTGAAAATATTGATGAAAAGAAATCATTATTCCAACTTTTTAATGCACTTAAAATGAAAATTAAAGTCTCAAAAGATATATTTTATGAAACAGCTAAAAAACTTCAAGAAAACAATACTATATATTTCTTACAAAAATATAATCAAGAGAAAGCTGTAAAAAAAATCTACTGTTATAATCACTCATTTTTAAATGCAATTACTCATAATAAAAAGTTTAAAAATGAGTTTACAAATATGATTTTTTTAGAATTAAATAGTAAATTTAAAGAGTTATATTACTTAGATAATATAGATTTTTATATCAAATCTTTAAATCAAGCTGTTGTTTGTATTCCTTTTTTTAACTCAATTTTAATGGGAAGTATTTTAAAAAAGATAATAAAAACAGCTAAAGATAATGAAATAAATGAGGTAAATATTATCACTATTTCAAACAATGAAAATATAAAAGATCCAAATATAAAAATTAATATTTTGCCATTTTATGAGTGGGCTTTAAGCTAA
- the pdxA gene encoding 4-hydroxythreonine-4-phosphate dehydrogenase, which yields MKPKIAISIGDLNGIGIEIALKSHEKVSKLCEPIYCINKKMLKKAATELNIEIPKNFETFKTKGDFEIRPGTVHKKSGQYSFDSFHDAINLASKNEVDAICTLPINKEAWSKADIKYKGHTEVLRDYFGKNAIMMLGCKKMFVGLFTEHIPLKKVAKKIKEEDLTQFLIDFYTNVKAEKIGVLGLNPHASDNGVLGDEEVEIFKAIKNANKILNKKVFTGPLVPDTAFSPLSRKSYKYFVAMYHDQGLAPLKALYFDESINVSLNLPIVRTSVDHGTAFNIAYKNEKINTKSYINAIKEAVVLSKNQ from the coding sequence ATGAAACCTAAAATAGCTATAAGTATTGGTGACTTAAATGGAATTGGTATAGAAATTGCTTTAAAAAGTCATGAAAAAGTTTCAAAACTTTGTGAACCTATTTATTGTATTAATAAAAAAATGCTAAAAAAAGCTGCGACAGAATTAAATATAGAAATTCCCAAAAATTTTGAAACTTTCAAAACAAAAGGTGACTTTGAAATTAGGCCTGGAACAGTTCACAAAAAATCTGGGCAATACTCTTTTGACTCATTTCATGATGCAATAAACTTAGCTTCTAAAAATGAAGTTGATGCAATTTGTACACTTCCTATTAATAAAGAAGCTTGGTCAAAAGCTGATATAAAATATAAAGGTCATACAGAAGTTTTAAGGGACTATTTTGGTAAAAATGCAATCATGATGCTAGGTTGTAAAAAGATGTTTGTAGGACTTTTTACAGAGCATATTCCCCTTAAAAAAGTAGCTAAAAAAATAAAAGAAGAGGATTTAACTCAATTTTTAATTGATTTTTATACTAATGTAAAAGCTGAAAAAATCGGTGTCTTAGGCTTAAATCCACATGCAAGTGATAATGGAGTGTTAGGGGATGAAGAAGTTGAGATATTTAAAGCAATAAAAAATGCTAATAAAATACTAAACAAAAAGGTTTTCACTGGACCACTAGTTCCTGATACTGCTTTTTCACCCCTTTCTAGAAAAAGCTATAAATACTTTGTAGCAATGTATCATGATCAAGGATTAGCACCATTAAAAGCTTTATATTTTGATGAAAGTATTAATGTAAGTCTTAATTTACCTATTGTTAGAACATCAGTTGACCATGGAACTGCCTTTAATATTGCTTATAAAAATGAAAAAATCAATACTAAAAGTTATATCAATGCAATAAAAGAAGCTGTAGTACTATCTAAAAACCAATAA
- the tyrS gene encoding tyrosine--tRNA ligase → MENKVQEAIAEIQRGTAEIIDIERIEKLITRYFQTGENFYVKAGFDPTAPDLHLGHTVLIQKLAAFQKYGGIVQFLIGDFTATIGDPTGKSETRKVLSEEQVLQNAQSYKEQVFKILDESKTEVKFNSTWLKELGTAGLISLASNLTVARMLERDDFSKRYASNTPIAVSEFTYPLLQGYDSVAMDTDIELGGTDQKFNLLMGRTLQKAYNCKKQQAVLMMPILEGLDGVQKMSKSLGNYIGVTDEAFDMFGKVLSISDELMWRYYELLSTKSLKEIEELKDGVENGSIHPKDAKDSLAIEIVDRYHGIGAGQKAKEEFKKVFAKKDIPTDIDEYTFEGEIWIGQALVDSKLVPSTSQARRDIKAGAVKLNQEKVTDDKLNLSKGEYILQKGKKSFAKITIN, encoded by the coding sequence ATGGAAAACAAAGTTCAAGAAGCAATTGCTGAAATACAAAGAGGAACAGCTGAAATAATTGATATCGAAAGAATTGAGAAACTTATTACTAGATATTTCCAGACAGGTGAAAACTTCTATGTAAAAGCGGGATTTGATCCAACTGCTCCAGATTTACACTTAGGGCATACTGTATTAATCCAAAAATTAGCAGCTTTCCAAAAATATGGTGGAATTGTTCAATTTTTAATTGGTGATTTTACGGCAACTATTGGTGATCCAACAGGTAAAAGTGAAACAAGAAAAGTATTAAGTGAAGAGCAAGTATTACAAAATGCTCAAAGTTATAAAGAGCAAGTATTTAAAATCTTAGATGAGAGTAAAACAGAGGTAAAATTTAACTCAACTTGGTTAAAAGAGTTAGGTACTGCTGGATTAATTTCACTTGCTTCAAATTTAACTGTTGCAAGAATGTTAGAAAGAGATGATTTTTCAAAAAGATATGCATCAAATACACCAATTGCTGTAAGTGAATTTACTTACCCATTATTACAAGGTTATGACTCAGTTGCTATGGATACAGATATTGAGCTTGGGGGAACTGATCAAAAGTTTAATTTACTTATGGGAAGAACTTTACAAAAAGCATACAACTGTAAAAAACAACAAGCAGTTTTAATGATGCCTATTTTAGAAGGTTTAGATGGTGTTCAAAAAATGTCTAAATCTTTAGGTAACTATATTGGTGTTACTGATGAGGCATTTGATATGTTTGGTAAAGTTTTATCAATTAGTGATGAATTAATGTGGAGATATTATGAACTATTATCTACTAAGTCACTAAAAGAGATTGAAGAGTTAAAAGATGGTGTTGAAAATGGTTCAATTCATCCAAAAGATGCGAAAGACTCTTTAGCAATTGAGATTGTAGATAGATACCATGGAATTGGTGCTGGTCAAAAAGCTAAAGAAGAGTTTAAAAAAGTTTTTGCAAAAAAAGATATCCCAACAGATATTGATGAATACACTTTTGAAGGTGAAATTTGGATTGGTCAAGCCTTAGTTGACTCTAAATTAGTGCCTTCAACTTCACAAGCAAGAAGAGATATAAAAGCAGGTGCTGTTAAATTAAATCAAGAAAAAGTAACAGATGATAAACTAAATTTATCAAAAGGTGAGTACATTTTACAAAAAGGTAAAAAAAGTTTCGCTAAGATAACAATAAACTAG
- a CDS encoding nitronate monooxygenase, protein MKIGKYEIKHPIIQGGMGVGISWDQLAGNVSKEGGLGVISAVGTGYYRNRSENVQIITKKDKPKDVANFYNRDSLNEIIQNARKICGDAPLGCNILYAINDYGRVVKDACEAGVDIIITGAGLPTNMPEFTKDFPDVALVPIVSSARALKLICKKWQKYNKIPDAVIVEGPLSGGHQGFKYEDCFKEEFQLENIVGPVIEEAKNWGDIPIIAAGGIWDKKDIEKFQALGCTGVQMATRFIGTFECDAHQNLKEVLINADKDDIKLGKSPVGLPARSVRTKLHFSMENNTAPKVQCISNCVAPCNRGVEAKAVGYCIADRLGAAYNGDEDTGLFFTGANGYRIDKLISVHELMEKLTKGE, encoded by the coding sequence TTGAAAATAGGAAAGTATGAAATAAAACACCCAATTATCCAAGGTGGAATGGGAGTAGGTATTAGTTGGGACCAATTAGCTGGTAATGTAAGTAAAGAGGGTGGTCTAGGTGTTATTTCTGCTGTTGGTACAGGTTATTATAGAAATAGAAGTGAAAATGTACAAATTATCACAAAAAAAGATAAACCAAAAGATGTAGCGAACTTTTATAATAGAGACTCTCTTAATGAAATCATTCAAAATGCAAGAAAAATTTGTGGAGATGCTCCACTAGGTTGTAACATCTTATATGCAATTAATGATTATGGAAGAGTTGTAAAAGATGCATGTGAAGCTGGTGTTGATATTATTATTACAGGAGCTGGACTTCCTACAAATATGCCAGAATTTACAAAAGATTTTCCAGATGTAGCTTTAGTTCCTATTGTATCAAGTGCAAGAGCTTTAAAACTTATTTGTAAAAAATGGCAAAAATATAACAAAATTCCAGATGCCGTTATTGTTGAGGGTCCTTTAAGTGGTGGTCATCAAGGATTCAAATATGAAGATTGTTTCAAAGAAGAGTTTCAATTAGAAAATATTGTTGGACCTGTTATTGAAGAGGCTAAAAATTGGGGAGATATTCCAATTATTGCAGCTGGTGGAATTTGGGATAAAAAAGATATTGAAAAATTCCAAGCACTAGGTTGTACTGGTGTTCAGATGGCAACAAGATTTATAGGTACTTTCGAGTGTGACGCCCATCAAAATTTAAAAGAAGTATTAATCAATGCTGATAAAGATGATATTAAATTAGGTAAATCTCCTGTTGGATTACCTGCAAGATCAGTTAGAACTAAATTACATTTTTCTATGGAAAATAACACAGCACCAAAAGTTCAGTGTATCTCAAACTGTGTTGCACCATGTAACAGAGGTGTTGAAGCTAAAGCCGTTGGATACTGTATTGCAGATAGATTAGGTGCAGCTTATAATGGTGATGAAGATACAGGTCTATTTTTTACAGGGGCTAATGGCTACAGAATTGATAAACTAATATCAGTTCATGAGCTAATGGAAAAACTAACAAAAGGAGAATAA
- a CDS encoding RelA/SpoT family protein, whose product MDPFIKRIQQINSVEDAIKELESETKLSSKLKEIIDFVITAHENQYRKSGEPYCVHPILVASITAHFSKDEAIIATALLHDVVEDTNYSLEYVQQRWGYDIAHMVDGLTKIVEIREHEFVPSNNTNDAKLISSALTFRKMLIASIDDVRVLVVKLCDRLHNMLTLSALPPNKQRRIAEETLVVYVPIANRLGISTLKNALEDLAFFYIYPQEYKKIDKFLKDNEHAMQLTFNNFISTTKSLLEKNGFDLEKIKIYSRIKHHYSIYLKMQRKGISLDEVLDLFAIRVLVEEDIDCYKVLGFIHLEYKPLISRFKDYVATPKENGYQTIHTTVFYNSKIYEIQIRSFEMNKVAEYGIAAHWKYKTGEKSTTNLNWLKSLEFSNENVEEFYQETKDHLYTEEIIVYSPKGEIFNLPVGSTALDFAYLVHTDVGKRAKACYINKIKKPLLTELKSTDIVNIEVSDKEIARCSWIEMVKTSRVKKQIRLTCSHRQKEIDELYGKNIINTVFSRYDEDITSKFEVESPYKIPQILDYFKHTKLQVEKKIVAHRGLMTRFKILTSKIKEFKFDNMLIYSNFSINSVSFDHCCHPKFGDDIVAFRDGSNAVIHHKLCDKAYNKILSKNQMLFCKWTKDTVYQYKMLVSLPNTKGELARLLTHMSQYEIYILSVDFGRQKHSYRQYCDIEFEINKSNIDEVRKIIEKKVKVIEFFSKKDAYKN is encoded by the coding sequence ATGGATCCATTTATCAAAAGAATTCAACAGATTAATTCTGTTGAAGATGCTATAAAAGAACTCGAATCAGAAACAAAACTCTCATCAAAACTAAAAGAAATAATAGATTTTGTTATAACTGCACATGAAAATCAATACAGAAAAAGTGGTGAACCTTATTGTGTACACCCTATTTTAGTAGCTTCAATTACAGCTCACTTTTCAAAAGATGAAGCAATAATTGCAACTGCCCTACTTCATGATGTTGTTGAAGATACAAACTATTCACTAGAGTACGTTCAACAAAGATGGGGATATGATATTGCCCACATGGTTGATGGATTAACAAAAATTGTAGAAATTAGAGAGCATGAGTTTGTTCCTTCAAATAACACAAATGATGCAAAACTAATATCTTCAGCTTTAACATTTAGAAAAATGCTAATTGCTTCAATTGATGATGTTAGAGTATTAGTAGTAAAGTTATGTGATAGATTGCATAATATGCTTACACTTTCAGCACTTCCACCTAATAAACAAAGAAGAATAGCGGAAGAAACACTTGTTGTTTATGTGCCAATAGCAAATAGACTTGGTATTTCTACACTAAAAAATGCTTTAGAGGACTTAGCATTTTTTTACATTTATCCACAAGAGTATAAAAAGATTGATAAATTTTTAAAAGATAATGAACATGCAATGCAATTAACTTTTAATAATTTTATATCAACTACAAAATCTTTATTAGAAAAAAATGGATTTGATTTAGAAAAAATCAAAATCTACTCTAGAATTAAACACCATTACTCTATTTATTTAAAAATGCAGAGAAAAGGTATCTCTTTAGATGAAGTTTTAGATTTATTTGCAATTAGAGTTTTAGTTGAAGAGGATATTGATTGTTATAAAGTTTTAGGATTTATTCACTTAGAGTATAAACCTTTGATTTCAAGATTTAAAGATTATGTAGCAACTCCAAAAGAGAATGGTTATCAAACTATTCATACAACAGTTTTTTATAACTCTAAAATTTATGAAATTCAAATTAGATCATTTGAAATGAATAAAGTTGCTGAATATGGTATTGCAGCTCATTGGAAGTATAAAACAGGTGAAAAAAGTACTACAAATTTAAATTGGTTAAAATCACTAGAGTTTTCAAATGAAAATGTAGAAGAGTTTTATCAAGAGACAAAAGATCATTTATATACTGAAGAGATTATTGTTTACTCACCAAAGGGTGAGATTTTTAATCTACCAGTTGGTTCAACGGCTCTTGATTTTGCATATTTAGTTCACACTGATGTGGGTAAGAGAGCAAAAGCTTGCTATATTAACAAGATTAAAAAACCTTTATTAACTGAACTTAAAAGTACAGATATTGTTAATATTGAAGTAAGTGATAAAGAGATTGCTAGATGTTCTTGGATTGAGATGGTTAAAACATCAAGGGTAAAAAAACAAATAAGACTTACATGTTCTCATAGACAAAAAGAGATTGATGAGTTATATGGTAAAAATATAATAAATACAGTATTCTCAAGATATGATGAAGATATTACTAGTAAGTTTGAAGTTGAATCTCCATATAAAATCCCTCAAATATTAGACTATTTTAAACACACAAAGTTACAAGTTGAGAAAAAAATAGTTGCCCACAGAGGATTGATGACAAGATTTAAAATCTTAACTAGTAAAATAAAAGAGTTTAAATTTGATAATATGTTGATATATTCTAATTTTAGTATTAATTCTGTATCATTTGACCATTGTTGTCACCCAAAATTTGGTGATGATATAGTAGCTTTTAGAGATGGAAGTAATGCTGTAATACATCATAAATTATGTGACAAAGCATATAATAAAATATTATCAAAAAATCAAATGCTATTTTGTAAATGGACAAAAGATACAGTATATCAATATAAGATGCTAGTATCTTTACCTAATACAAAAGGTGAATTAGCAAGATTACTAACTCATATGTCTCAATACGAAATATATATTTTATCTGTAGATTTTGGAAGACAAAAGCACTCTTATAGACAATATTGTGATATTGAATTTGAGATAAATAAATCAAATATTGATGAAGTTAGAAAAATAATAGAGAAAAAAGTTAAAGTTATAGAGTTTTTCTCAAAAAAAGATGCATATAAAAATTAG
- a CDS encoding pyridoxine 5'-phosphate synthase: MLLGVNIDHIAVLREARKINDPNPLDALGICKLSGADQITIHLREDRRHIHDNDAKAIIEQSTLPVNLECSINDDIIDIVCELKPHRATLVPENRNEVTTEGGLDIESNFEKIKRVVERLHENEIEVSLFVDPDLETIELCSKLKVEWIELHTGTFANVYAMLYSNLAQTHHSIKELELSKKELKTKLDESITSINDATKFALKHNLKIAAGHGLNYQNVTLISSIKGISELNIGQSIVARSVFTGLSTAIIDMKNIIN; the protein is encoded by the coding sequence ATGCTACTTGGTGTAAATATAGACCACATTGCTGTTTTAAGAGAAGCGAGAAAAATAAACGACCCAAATCCCCTTGATGCACTTGGAATTTGTAAGCTATCAGGTGCTGATCAAATCACAATTCATTTAAGAGAAGATAGACGTCATATACATGACAATGATGCAAAAGCAATTATTGAGCAAAGTACACTTCCTGTTAATTTAGAATGTTCAATTAATGATGATATTATTGATATTGTATGTGAATTAAAACCTCATAGAGCTACATTAGTACCTGAGAATAGAAATGAAGTAACAACAGAGGGTGGACTTGATATAGAGTCAAATTTTGAAAAGATAAAAAGAGTTGTTGAAAGATTACATGAAAATGAAATCGAAGTTTCTCTTTTTGTAGACCCAGACTTAGAAACTATAGAACTTTGTTCTAAATTAAAAGTTGAATGGATTGAACTACATACTGGAACTTTTGCAAATGTTTATGCAATGCTTTATTCAAACTTAGCTCAAACTCATCATAGTATTAAAGAATTAGAACTTAGTAAAAAAGAGTTAAAAACTAAACTTGATGAATCAATTACAAGTATAAATGATGCTACTAAATTTGCTTTAAAACACAATTTAAAAATAGCTGCAGGTCATGGATTAAACTACCAAAATGTTACACTTATTTCTTCAATTAAAGGAATTAGTGAACTTAACATTGGGCAAAGTATAGTTGCAAGAAGTGTTTTTACAGGACTTTCAACAGCAATTATTGATATGAAAAATATAATAAACTAA
- the pyrH gene encoding UMP kinase, which translates to MDRRVLVKFSGEALAGAEGYGIDTQILDYIAEEIKNLVDNGIEVGIVIGGGNIIRGVTAAADGVIKRTSADYMGMLGTVINGVAMQEALEHKGITARLQTAIKMEQIAEPFIVRKARRHLEKGRVVIFGAGTGNPYFTTDTAATLRATEIGASMLIKATKVDGVYDKDPMKYDDAIKLDTISYDQALEDHIKVMDDTAIALAKDNKLPLVVANMNEKGNLLKIINGDFSRCSIVK; encoded by the coding sequence ATGGATAGAAGAGTACTTGTAAAATTTTCTGGTGAGGCACTTGCAGGTGCAGAAGGTTATGGTATTGACACTCAGATTTTAGATTATATTGCTGAGGAAATTAAAAACTTAGTTGATAACGGTATTGAAGTTGGTATTGTTATTGGTGGTGGTAATATTATTAGAGGTGTGACTGCTGCTGCTGATGGTGTTATTAAAAGAACAAGTGCTGATTACATGGGAATGTTAGGAACTGTTATTAACGGTGTTGCAATGCAAGAAGCATTAGAACACAAAGGTATAACTGCAAGACTTCAAACTGCAATTAAAATGGAACAAATTGCTGAACCATTTATTGTAAGAAAAGCAAGAAGACACTTAGAAAAAGGTAGAGTTGTTATTTTTGGAGCAGGAACTGGTAATCCATATTTTACAACTGATACTGCTGCAACATTAAGAGCAACAGAGATTGGTGCAAGTATGTTAATAAAAGCAACAAAAGTTGATGGTGTTTATGATAAAGACCCAATGAAATATGATGATGCAATCAAATTAGATACAATCTCTTATGACCAAGCATTAGAAGATCATATCAAAGTTATGGATGATACTGCTATTGCTTTAGCAAAAGACAATAAGCTTCCATTAGTTGTTGCTAATATGAATGAAAAAGGTAACTTACTAAAAATCATTAATGGTGATTTTAGTAGATGTTCAATTGTTAAATAA
- a CDS encoding N-acetylmuramoyl-L-alanine amidase family protein — translation MEYLKAVLKKDNDKKIEELKKLIVLGEKLNKDITPDKKKLEILLERGNKISSTPQKEIKESKDTKESTVKYAIESVYTQGNKVIIDFNVDVTKDDIKFFELKQNPLTKDVYDINGYFKDAAPTKLSIDGVEKIVIGQFKPDVLRIVFSDKKNLKTSYEINDRQIIISVEDVQKQYLEQEELGNPYVDKKNEIRTITAKNNKIFVRFNKNVTLNDIKYKSYKFGKNFENTFDIKGKFEHTKPTVLKIDEIDRIIVTDYAKTAVRIKIRNKNKTDVKYSLNGKLLTISVKEQKETLPYPNFRPRTIVIDAGHGGHDVGAVGPGKRYEKVVTLNVAKYLHAMLKQRGHKVYLTRYNDKYIKVRNRTILANEKNADIFISIHANAVPKAKATKVEGIETFFLSPARSERAKRVAAMENKEDITKMSSSTKSAFLESLNRPRITASHKLAIDVQAGLLQFAHSKYTDVKDSGVREGPFWVLVGAQMPSILIELGYMSHPVESKRLYSSTYQKLLANGIANGVDAYFSKNP, via the coding sequence ATGGAATACCTAAAAGCTGTTCTAAAAAAAGATAATGATAAAAAAATCGAAGAGCTGAAAAAACTTATTGTTCTTGGTGAAAAACTAAATAAAGATATTACTCCTGATAAAAAAAAGTTGGAAATACTTTTAGAAAGAGGAAATAAAATATCATCTACTCCACAAAAAGAGATAAAAGAGTCTAAAGATACAAAAGAATCAACTGTAAAATATGCAATAGAATCTGTTTATACTCAAGGTAATAAAGTAATAATAGATTTTAATGTTGATGTTACAAAAGATGATATTAAATTTTTTGAACTTAAACAAAACCCTTTAACAAAAGATGTTTATGATATAAATGGCTATTTTAAAGATGCAGCTCCTACAAAACTTAGTATAGATGGTGTTGAAAAAATTGTAATTGGTCAATTTAAACCAGATGTTTTACGAATTGTTTTTTCAGATAAAAAAAATCTAAAAACATCATATGAAATAAATGATAGACAAATTATAATTAGTGTAGAAGATGTTCAAAAACAATATTTAGAACAAGAAGAACTTGGCAATCCTTATGTTGATAAGAAAAATGAGATTAGGACAATTACTGCAAAAAACAATAAGATTTTTGTGAGATTTAATAAAAATGTAACATTAAATGATATTAAATATAAATCATATAAATTTGGCAAAAATTTTGAAAATACTTTTGATATAAAAGGAAAATTTGAACACACAAAACCAACTGTTTTAAAAATTGATGAAATAGATAGAATAATAGTTACAGACTATGCAAAAACTGCTGTTAGAATAAAGATTAGAAATAAAAATAAAACTGATGTAAAATATAGTTTAAATGGAAAACTTCTAACAATTAGTGTAAAAGAACAAAAAGAGACACTACCATATCCAAACTTTAGACCAAGAACTATTGTAATTGATGCAGGACATGGAGGGCATGATGTAGGTGCTGTGGGTCCTGGAAAAAGATATGAGAAAGTAGTTACTTTAAATGTTGCTAAATATCTTCACGCTATGTTGAAACAACGTGGTCATAAAGTTTATCTTACTAGATACAATGACAAATATATAAAAGTTAGAAATAGAACAATATTAGCAAATGAAAAAAATGCTGATATATTTATATCTATTCATGCAAATGCTGTTCCTAAGGCAAAAGCAACTAAAGTTGAAGGTATAGAAACATTCTTTTTAAGTCCTGCTAGAAGTGAAAGAGCAAAAAGAGTTGCTGCGATGGAAAATAAAGAGGATATTACAAAAATGAGTTCTTCTACAAAGAGTGCCTTTTTAGAATCACTAAATAGACCAAGAATTACAGCTTCACATAAATTAGCTATTGATGTGCAAGCAGGATTACTACAGTTTGCTCACAGTAAATATACAGATGTAAAAGATTCAGGAGTTAGAGAAGGACCGTTCTGGGTTCTTGTAGGTGCTCAGATGCCTTCTATTTTAATAGAACTTGGATATATGTCTCATCCTGTTGAGAGTAAAAGATTATACTCTTCAACTTATCAAAAACTATTAGCAAATGGTATTGCTAATGGTGTAGATGCTTACTTCTCAAAAAATCCTTAA